A window of Bacillota bacterium genomic DNA:
CTGGGCGCCGGCAGCCGGAACGTGCCCCGGGCTCCCGTCTCTCGCCCCGTAGGATACTCCCGTGCCACCATGCGGGCCTTCTCCGTGACATCCAGGCCCTGTAGGCATCCATCATTATTACGGTATCAGCTACGTCCAGGTAGTCGCCGGACCCGCCCATCACCAGGACGGTAGACACCCCCGTCTCCAGGAAGATCTCCCTGGCCCGGTCAACGAAGGGGGCAACTGTGCTGCTCCTAGATGAGGATACCAGCGCGACGAACTTCATGATAAGGGACCTGCGCATGCAGAAGCTGGTTTCCCAGGACCGCGAGCCCATTACCCTTGAAAAAAGTCCTCAAGCCGGAGTCGAACCCGGCGCTTTCACCTGATCTGGATTCGACCGGGCTTTCTTCCGTTTCGCAAGCCAGATAGAAATAGATGTCCCCCAGGGAGTCCCGCTTGACCTTCATGGTCTTGATCTTCCCTTCCACCTCGCGAGAGAGGTCCTCAAGGCCGGTCCTCCTGGCGGCCGTAGAAAAGAGCCTGCCAGGGAAGCCCGCCCTCTCCGCGCGCACCCTCACCCTTACCCGGCTGGGGGCAGCGAAGGGATCCCCCTGCACGTGGTCAACAAGGAGAATGAAGCCCGGGAACTGGTATCCACCCTCGATATCCTTGTATGCCTTGTAGCCCCGGCCTGAGATCCGTTCCAGGGTTCTCCTGAGGTCATCGGAACTGGCTAGCGGAACACTGGTCATGGCAGCCTCCTAGTGAGTCTCCCTGTCCTGGAGGACCCCCTTGACAACTGGCATGAACTCCCGGTTGGCCCAGCACCGCCTGTCGTAGGCCCTTATCACCCCGTAGGAGCCAAGGAAAAACAGCGCGGCACCGGCGATGCCTGCGGTTTCGGGGCTCACCAAGAGGTCAAGCCCCCGGGAAACCCATAGGCCCACGGGGTAACCCACCGCCGCGAAGAGCAAGGGAACTATGTAGACGATGAAGGCAGCCTTTAGAACATTGGATGAATCCATCTCCACCCTCACCCAGTCTCCCGGCACGGCATTGGAGTCATTGCGGGCCTCGATGAGGAGGTCACCGGATCCGCCGGCGGCAAAAAGCCCGCACTTCTTGCAGGAGGCACACATGGAGGTCCTTGTCATCCTGACCTTTGCTATGTCCCCCTGGGTTTCTTCCACGTAGCCGACTTCCAGCATGGACATCGCCCCTGTCGATTCGTTCTCAAGGGAATTCTAACACTTTTGCCACGCATCGTGAACCTGTACACCACTGGGACCGGGTAGTGTGCACTGGCCCTGGCAGCTGTCCCAGGTGAAACATGGGTTCCACCTGCAAAGCAGTGTGCCACTGCCTGAGCGCACCGTGCTGGCGGACTGGGACCCCTGGCAAAACGACGGGTGGCCGGTGGGCCATTCCCCCGTCCTTTTATAACCACCACCCTGCGATCAACTTACCGGAGTTTGCCCTCTTTAGAGCCCCCCTTTTGATCCCCGGCAAGCCCCGAAATGACAGCGAAAACCAGGAACACTAATCCCGCCCCTAGGGGGACACCATCACCAGCGGTTACCATCTCCGGGTTCGTGCCCGGGGTTTCAGGCCTGGATACGGAGAAAAAGGGGGAGGGA
This region includes:
- a CDS encoding P-loop domain-containing protein, producing the protein MKFVALVSSSRSSTVAPFVDRAREIFLETGVSTVLVMGGSGDYLDVADTVIMMDAYRAWMSRRRPAWWHGSILRGERREPGARSGCRRPEDPGAREL
- a CDS encoding SoxR reducing system RseC family protein, with the protein product MLEVGYVEETQGDIAKVRMTRTSMCASCKKCGLFAAGGSGDLLIEARNDSNAVPGDWVRVEMDSSNVLKAAFIVYIVPLLFAAVGYPVGLWVSRGLDLLVSPETAGIAGAALFFLGSYGVIRAYDRRCWANREFMPVVKGVLQDRETH